A stretch of Balnearium lithotrophicum DNA encodes these proteins:
- a CDS encoding ATP cone domain-containing protein — protein MAKKKRFVVDDSGEKYPFSKGVLVRSLIKTGLSVEDAYKVADSVASKFKGTISINELVELVYSVLKRKFGKKVANKYKLLVRERQVLVCEECGKTFVPFSRGILAGSIMSAGVDVNEAFKIAKEVHDTLKKRGKYKVTRSELRSITAELLKKKLGEEFSKRYLLWRKAKKLEKPIIILIGGATGVGKSKLASELSGVLEINRTASTDSIREVMRKMVSKDLVPSIHVSSYEAGEFLPQLPKTKKEERIIYGFLDQSEKVLTGVNAIINRAIKENVSLIVEGIHLIPGFAEKFKDKAHIVHIILSTLDEEIHKGRFKSREKSSQRTSKKYLKNFKAIRKIQEFLYEKAKEKNIPVVENIDFDETRNRVLNVVTERLLEEIEV, from the coding sequence ATGGCAAAGAAGAAGAGATTTGTAGTTGATGATTCTGGGGAAAAGTATCCTTTTTCAAAGGGGGTTCTCGTTCGCTCCCTCATAAAAACGGGACTCTCTGTTGAGGATGCCTACAAGGTTGCAGACTCTGTTGCCTCGAAGTTCAAGGGAACAATTTCAATCAATGAATTGGTTGAGTTAGTTTATTCCGTTTTAAAGAGAAAGTTTGGAAAGAAAGTTGCTAACAAGTACAAACTCTTAGTCAGGGAAAGACAGGTTTTAGTCTGCGAGGAGTGTGGAAAGACGTTCGTTCCATTCTCAAGGGGAATCCTTGCAGGTTCAATAATGTCTGCAGGGGTTGATGTAAACGAGGCTTTTAAAATAGCAAAGGAGGTTCACGATACACTAAAAAAGAGGGGAAAGTACAAGGTTACCCGTTCGGAGCTCCGCTCAATTACAGCAGAACTCTTAAAGAAAAAGTTGGGAGAGGAGTTCTCAAAGAGATATTTACTTTGGAGAAAGGCAAAGAAGTTGGAAAAGCCTATAATTATCCTCATTGGTGGAGCTACTGGAGTAGGAAAGTCAAAGCTTGCCTCGGAACTTTCGGGAGTTTTAGAGATAAACAGGACTGCCTCAACAGATTCAATAAGGGAAGTTATGAGAAAAATGGTCTCTAAGGACTTAGTTCCTTCAATTCACGTTTCGTCCTACGAGGCAGGTGAGTTTCTTCCTCAGCTTCCTAAAACTAAAAAGGAAGAGAGAATTATCTACGGCTTTTTAGACCAATCGGAGAAGGTTCTAACTGGAGTTAATGCAATAATAAACAGGGCTATCAAGGAAAACGTCAGCCTTATAGTTGAAGGAATTCACCTCATCCCTGGATTTGCAGAGAAGTTTAAGGACAAAGCTCACATAGTTCACATCATTCTGTCAACTTTAGACGAGGAGATACATAAGGGGAGGTTTAAATCAAGGGAAAAGAGCTCCCAGAGAACGAGCAAGAAGTACCTTAAAAATTTTAAGGCAATAAGAAAAATACAGGAGTTTTTGTACGAAAAGGCTAAAGAGAAGAACATTCCCGTAGTTGAAAATATCGACTTTGACGAAACGAGGAATAGGGTTTTAAACGTAGTAACAGAAAGACTACTTGAGGAGATAGAGGTGTAA
- a CDS encoding shikimate dehydrogenase — MRITGKTAVYGIIGYPVKHSLSPIMQTAAFEELGIDAVYVPFEVKPENLKSAVEGLKALNVKGFNVTVPHKEKIIENLDFLSDEAEVIGAVNTVKNEEGKLTGYNTDAEGFIRSLKEEGVDVKGKRILMFGAGGAAKAVGYSLLREGVKFLNVVNRNFSRAKQLGDLLGKFGNVLIYPLKEGTVEILLKDVDLIVNTTSVGLKDTDPHLFDYSKIPEGVVVVDIIYNPPETPLLKAAKERNCKVINGLGMLVHQGAVAFEIWTGEKSPVEKMRKVLEEELYG; from the coding sequence GTGAGGATAACTGGAAAGACAGCCGTTTACGGAATTATAGGATATCCCGTAAAACACTCACTCTCCCCCATTATGCAGACGGCCGCATTTGAGGAGTTGGGAATTGATGCAGTTTACGTTCCATTTGAAGTTAAACCTGAAAATTTGAAAAGTGCAGTTGAAGGATTAAAAGCTTTAAACGTTAAAGGTTTTAACGTAACTGTCCCTCATAAGGAAAAGATAATTGAGAATTTAGACTTTCTCTCTGACGAAGCAGAGGTTATTGGAGCTGTCAATACAGTAAAAAATGAGGAAGGAAAATTAACAGGTTACAACACAGATGCCGAGGGTTTCATTCGCTCTCTAAAGGAAGAAGGTGTTGACGTTAAGGGAAAGAGGATTTTGATGTTTGGGGCAGGAGGAGCTGCAAAGGCAGTTGGATACTCCCTTTTAAGGGAAGGAGTTAAGTTTTTAAATGTTGTAAACAGAAACTTTTCAAGGGCTAAACAATTGGGGGATTTACTGGGAAAGTTTGGAAACGTTCTAATCTATCCGCTAAAGGAAGGAACCGTAGAGATTCTCCTTAAAGATGTTGATTTAATAGTAAATACAACATCCGTTGGATTGAAGGATACGGACCCCCACCTCTTTGACTACTCAAAAATTCCAGAAGGAGTGGTTGTTGTTGATATCATCTACAATCCCCCTGAAACGCCTCTACTAAAAGCGGCAAAGGAGAGAAATTGTAAGGTAATAAATGGACTTGGAATGTTGGTTCATCAAGGAGCAGTGGCCTTTGAGATTTGGACTGGGGAAAAATCACCCGTTGAGAAAATGAGGAAGGTCTTAGAAGAGGAGCTCTATGGATAA
- a CDS encoding TIGR00296 family protein translates to MLLDIEKGSFLVKLSRAAVEEYLKSGVKIAPPENTPPELFENRGVFVTIKTFPGKELRGCIGYPEPVMPLVLATIDAAISAATRDPRFYPVRPEELPNLVFEVTVLTPPEPIDAPPEELPNRIKVGRDGLIVRCGFASGLLLPQVPVEWGWNETEFLSQTCMKAGLPPNCWLDPRCKFFKFQGQIFTELEPYGEVVEEKI, encoded by the coding sequence ATGCTTTTGGATATAGAAAAGGGAAGTTTCTTAGTTAAACTTTCAAGGGCTGCCGTTGAAGAGTACCTAAAGAGTGGAGTTAAGATAGCTCCACCTGAAAATACCCCACCGGAGCTCTTCGAAAACAGGGGAGTTTTCGTTACGATAAAGACATTTCCCGGAAAGGAACTTCGCGGATGCATAGGTTACCCAGAACCGGTAATGCCCCTGGTTTTGGCTACTATAGATGCCGCTATATCGGCAGCTACAAGAGACCCGAGGTTCTACCCTGTTAGACCTGAGGAGCTACCAAATTTAGTTTTTGAGGTAACCGTACTAACGCCTCCTGAACCAATAGATGCACCACCTGAGGAACTTCCAAACAGGATAAAGGTAGGAAGGGACGGACTAATTGTTAGGTGTGGATTTGCAAGTGGACTTTTACTTCCGCAGGTTCCTGTTGAGTGGGGATGGAACGAAACAGAGTTTCTGTCTCAAACCTGCATGAAGGCAGGGCTTCCTCCAAACTGCTGGTTGGACCCAAGGTGTAAGTTCTTCAAGTTTCAGGGGCAGATATTTACGGAGTTAGAGCCTTACGGCGAAGTTGTTGAGGAGAAAATTTAA
- a CDS encoding TIGR01212 family radical SAM protein (This family includes YhcC from E. coli K-12, an uncharacterized radical SAM protein.): MERYYSFSRYLKETFGEKVFRVTVDAGFTCPNRDGSKGTGGCIYCYSGSDYDVEKRKKSVEKQIKEGIERVKRRYEAEKILVYFQAYTNTYAPVEVLKPIYDTVRKFHQVVGIIIGTRPDCIPNETLELINSYTNDYLVWIEYGLESSHFKSLKWMNRGHGVSDFIDAVLRTRKFPKIKICSHVILGLPTEEYEDMMETADFIASLRLDGVKIHPLHVIKGTKLEEIYLNERFELLSLSEYADLVVDFVERLPRKTVVQRITGEAPEDILIGPEWCNHREKNRVINLIRKRFEERDTYQGKKCRFLEEL; encoded by the coding sequence TTGGAGAGGTATTATTCCTTTTCCAGATACCTAAAAGAAACCTTTGGAGAAAAGGTTTTCAGGGTAACGGTTGATGCAGGTTTTACATGTCCAAACAGGGATGGAAGTAAGGGAACCGGGGGGTGTATTTACTGTTACTCCGGTTCCGATTACGACGTTGAAAAGAGGAAGAAGAGCGTAGAGAAACAGATAAAGGAGGGAATAGAGAGGGTAAAGAGAAGGTATGAAGCGGAGAAAATTTTGGTCTACTTTCAAGCCTATACAAACACTTATGCTCCCGTTGAAGTTTTAAAGCCCATCTACGACACAGTAAGAAAGTTTCACCAGGTAGTTGGAATAATTATCGGAACGAGGCCTGACTGTATTCCTAATGAAACGTTGGAGTTGATTAACAGCTATACAAATGACTATCTTGTCTGGATAGAGTACGGTCTTGAGAGCTCCCACTTTAAATCCCTCAAGTGGATGAACAGAGGGCATGGAGTTTCAGACTTTATCGATGCCGTTCTGAGGACGAGAAAGTTTCCCAAAATTAAGATATGCTCCCACGTTATTTTAGGCCTTCCTACAGAAGAGTACGAGGATATGATGGAAACTGCAGACTTTATTGCCTCCCTAAGACTTGATGGAGTGAAAATTCACCCCCTCCACGTAATAAAGGGAACTAAGTTGGAGGAAATTTACCTCAACGAGAGATTTGAGCTCCTATCCCTTAGCGAATACGCTGATTTGGTCGTTGACTTTGTAGAGAGACTCCCAAGAAAAACGGTGGTTCAAAGAATTACAGGAGAGGCTCCTGAGGATATTTTGATTGGCCCTGAGTGGTGTAACCACAGGGAGAAAAACAGGGTAATAAACCTCATAAGGAAGAGATTTGAGGAGAGGGATACCTATCAAGGGAAAAAATGTAGGTTTTTGGAGGAACTGTGA
- the mltG gene encoding endolytic transglycosylase MltG, protein MRRLFLLPLFLLILLIPASLVIDREISSNRKVNLEIRVDRGESLKEVTERLKEFNVVEHPQLLYYWGRLKGIQIRAGCYKIRGVKSPTEILEELTKGSPCLKRFTVPPGSDVFILDSLMSKSGICRKGEVLKLSKSREFLRKLEVPSLDGYMFPDTYYINESSDCKQAIEITVKRMKEELSKLMKNYTPPEKVRRALKEIDKNKVLTVASIVEKETSISEEKPLISAVIYNRLIRRMKVQCDPTVIYSLKLKGIFKKNLTYKDLEVKSPFNTYVVGGLPPHPICNPSLESIEAALYPANVDYLYFVANGEGGHVFSRMYNQHLKNVRKFRRKWQRRRDL, encoded by the coding sequence TTGAGGAGACTCTTTCTCCTTCCGCTTTTTCTTCTCATTCTCTTAATTCCCGCCTCCCTAGTAATAGATAGGGAAATTTCCTCAAACAGAAAGGTCAATTTGGAAATTAGAGTAGATAGGGGAGAGAGTCTAAAGGAGGTTACCGAAAGACTTAAAGAATTTAACGTTGTGGAACATCCACAGCTTCTCTACTACTGGGGAAGATTAAAAGGAATTCAAATTAGGGCGGGATGTTACAAGATAAGAGGGGTTAAAAGTCCAACTGAAATTTTAGAGGAACTTACAAAGGGAAGTCCCTGTCTGAAGAGGTTCACAGTTCCTCCCGGTTCCGATGTCTTTATTCTTGATTCTTTAATGTCAAAGTCCGGAATCTGCAGGAAGGGGGAAGTTTTAAAACTGTCAAAAAGTAGGGAGTTTTTGAGGAAGTTAGAAGTACCGTCCCTTGATGGTTACATGTTTCCTGACACGTACTACATAAACGAAAGTTCAGACTGCAAACAGGCGATTGAGATAACGGTTAAAAGAATGAAGGAGGAACTGAGTAAGCTTATGAAGAACTACACTCCTCCTGAAAAGGTAAGGAGAGCTCTTAAGGAAATCGATAAAAATAAAGTTCTAACTGTTGCCTCGATTGTTGAGAAGGAAACCTCAATTTCGGAGGAAAAACCTCTAATTTCCGCAGTAATCTACAACAGGTTAATAAGGAGGATGAAAGTTCAGTGTGACCCAACAGTTATCTACTCTTTGAAACTTAAGGGTATTTTTAAGAAAAACTTAACCTATAAGGATTTGGAGGTTAAGTCCCCTTTCAACACCTACGTTGTAGGAGGACTCCCTCCTCATCCCATCTGTAATCCTTCTCTTGAATCGATTGAAGCAGCACTCTATCCAGCTAACGTTGACTACCTCTACTTTGTTGCAAACGGTGAAGGAGGTCATGTATTTTCAAGGATGTATAATCAACACTTAAAAAATGTAAGGAAGTTCCGTAGAAAATGGCAAAGAAGAAGAGATTTGTAG
- a CDS encoding MgtC/SapB family protein — MDNLLKEFVNSEVWHLYEPYAISLLLGGLIGVEREFKKQREHKIFFGGVRTFILISLLGTLSGALSQHFGLPVVFISLLALSGLIGISLILERAPGLTSEISGLLTFLIGLLCSNRNYQLASFLSISLLFVLSFKEQMHKFVKHLTLEDLYAFLKFAAVTFVVYPLLPDKAFYGVNPREVWTMVVVISGIDFLGYVLTKIAGERGVVITGLIGGLVSSTAVTATFSPLSKINPHLLREYASGIVGASSIMFPRMVVLASVVNLKFAKYLLIPSLTAFILGIAYSYVISKHKTQNRANVKVTNPFELSTAIKFGLFYALILFLARNAIKYFGNYGLYVVASISGLSDVDAITLSTAKLYSSGIVEIFAGIFAVLLAAFVNTVFKWFLTGFMGTKELFKLTAPGFILLAVGEVLGLVGLIMYSKP, encoded by the coding sequence ATGGATAACCTCTTAAAGGAGTTTGTTAACTCCGAGGTCTGGCACCTGTACGAGCCCTACGCTATCTCCCTTCTCCTGGGTGGTTTAATAGGAGTTGAAAGGGAGTTTAAAAAACAGAGGGAACACAAGATATTTTTTGGTGGCGTAAGGACTTTCATTCTCATTTCACTATTGGGGACTCTTTCAGGAGCCCTCTCTCAGCACTTCGGCCTTCCCGTTGTTTTCATTTCGTTATTGGCACTTTCAGGACTCATAGGAATCTCTCTAATTTTGGAGAGAGCTCCGGGACTCACGTCGGAGATATCGGGTCTTCTAACTTTTCTTATAGGGCTTCTCTGCTCAAATAGAAACTATCAGTTAGCATCATTCCTATCAATTTCTCTCCTCTTTGTTCTCTCATTTAAGGAGCAGATGCACAAGTTTGTAAAACACCTCACTCTGGAAGACCTGTATGCCTTTTTAAAGTTTGCAGCAGTCACGTTTGTTGTTTATCCCTTACTTCCAGATAAAGCTTTTTACGGGGTCAATCCGAGAGAAGTCTGGACAATGGTCGTCGTAATTTCAGGAATAGACTTTTTAGGTTACGTTCTAACTAAAATTGCCGGTGAAAGGGGAGTTGTAATAACTGGCTTGATAGGTGGGCTTGTTTCAAGCACTGCCGTAACTGCAACCTTTTCTCCACTTTCAAAAATTAATCCTCATCTCTTAAGGGAGTATGCCTCTGGAATTGTAGGAGCTTCGTCAATTATGTTTCCAAGGATGGTAGTTTTGGCTTCAGTTGTAAACCTCAAATTTGCAAAGTACCTATTAATTCCCTCACTGACGGCATTTATTTTAGGAATAGCTTACTCCTACGTTATCTCTAAACATAAAACCCAGAACAGAGCCAACGTTAAGGTTACGAACCCATTTGAACTTTCAACTGCAATTAAGTTCGGCCTCTTTTACGCACTTATACTGTTCCTGGCAAGAAATGCTATAAAATACTTTGGAAACTATGGTCTATACGTAGTTGCATCGATTTCCGGTCTTTCTGATGTTGATGCAATCACACTTTCAACGGCTAAGCTGTACAGTTCGGGTATAGTTGAAATATTTGCAGGTATCTTTGCCGTTTTGCTTGCTGCTTTCGTTAATACCGTATTTAAGTGGTTCTTGACAGGATTTATGGGGACTAAGGAGCTCTTTAAACTTACTGCTCCCGGCTTTATACTCCTTGCCGTTGGTGAAGTACTGGGTCTTGTTGGTCTTATTATGTATTCAAAACCTTGA
- the crcB gene encoding fluoride efflux transporter CrcB, with amino-acid sequence MTWLYVGLGGFFGALSRFFISGFAQKLAGTTFPVGTLTVNVLGSFLIGLLVLLFENLIAPEWKAFFITGFLGALTTFSTFSYETTVLIQEGMWFTALINILLNVFLCLSATLLGMALFKFIFRF; translated from the coding sequence TTGACGTGGCTCTACGTAGGACTTGGCGGTTTTTTTGGAGCTCTCTCAAGGTTCTTTATATCAGGATTTGCCCAGAAGTTGGCAGGAACAACATTTCCCGTTGGAACACTTACAGTTAACGTTTTAGGAAGTTTTCTCATTGGCTTATTGGTTCTCTTATTTGAAAACCTCATAGCCCCAGAGTGGAAGGCTTTTTTTATAACAGGATTCTTGGGAGCTCTCACAACCTTTTCAACGTTCAGTTACGAAACAACAGTCTTGATTCAGGAAGGAATGTGGTTTACCGCTCTAATTAACATCCTTTTAAACGTTTTTCTCTGTTTATCTGCAACACTCTTAGGAATGGCTCTTTTTAAATTTATCTTTAGGTTTTAA
- a CDS encoding CDP-alcohol phosphatidyltransferase family protein, translating to MISSSGIKEKTQEILKPFAKGLGNLGISPNTVTLTGFLLSAVSGYFLSTGSLITGTITLIFSGLCDVFDGILARTTERTTKRGAFLDSFLDRYADFFPLAGLLYLGHRTGSEILLLSSLFSIIGSFSTSYARARAESLGIDCKIGLLERPERIILMIAGLISGFVEESLFLLAVLSNFTALQRLSCVLRSSD from the coding sequence ATGATAAGCTCTTCAGGAATAAAGGAAAAGACCCAGGAAATACTAAAACCCTTTGCAAAGGGTTTAGGAAATTTAGGAATTTCTCCAAATACGGTAACCCTTACCGGATTTCTCCTCTCAGCAGTGTCTGGCTATTTTCTTTCGACAGGAAGCTTAATTACAGGAACGATAACCTTAATTTTTTCCGGACTCTGTGACGTTTTTGACGGAATTCTGGCAAGAACTACGGAAAGAACCACAAAAAGAGGAGCCTTTTTGGATTCATTCTTGGATAGGTATGCGGATTTCTTTCCACTGGCGGGTCTTCTGTACTTGGGACACAGAACGGGAAGTGAGATTCTCCTCCTATCTTCCCTTTTCTCCATAATTGGCTCATTCTCAACAAGCTATGCAAGGGCAAGGGCAGAGTCCCTTGGAATCGACTGCAAGATAGGACTGTTGGAGAGACCGGAGAGAATTATTCTAATGATAGCCGGGTTAATTTCAGGATTTGTTGAAGAGTCACTGTTCCTCTTAGCAGTTCTCTCGAACTTTACGGCACTTCAGAGGCTTAGCTGTGTTTTGAGGAGCTCCGATTGA